The Paenibacillus tianjinensis genome has a window encoding:
- a CDS encoding CvfB family protein translates to MSLIAGTTVTLEVLREVSPYGYFLGAGDQDVMLHYTELVGSKPKQGDKVEVFIFFDTEDRLAATMKKPYLTLGEMALLEVADIHPRLGCFLEMGLGRQLLLPIAELPELVELRPQIGDKVFVLMEHDKQGRLRAKLAGEQELAPLAMPAPSSWMGQTVTARVYKPLQMGTFVLVDGGVLGFGIIGMVHSSERSRLLRLGEQFEARVSHIREDGRVNLAMTQRKEIGRDVDSAALLEFLQSRPGGAMPYSDATPPDIIKQRFGISKSAFKRAMGKLMKEGLITQKENWTYLAGAEKEKAPEQNQE, encoded by the coding sequence ATGAGCCTGATTGCGGGTACTACGGTTACGCTGGAAGTATTGCGGGAAGTCTCTCCTTACGGCTACTTTCTGGGCGCAGGTGACCAGGATGTCATGCTGCATTATACAGAGCTGGTAGGCAGCAAGCCTAAGCAAGGCGACAAAGTGGAGGTATTTATCTTTTTTGATACCGAGGACCGTCTTGCCGCCACTATGAAGAAGCCTTATCTGACTTTAGGTGAGATGGCCCTCCTGGAAGTGGCGGATATTCATCCGCGGCTGGGCTGCTTTCTGGAAATGGGACTCGGCCGCCAGCTGCTGCTGCCGATCGCCGAGCTGCCTGAGCTTGTAGAGCTTCGGCCGCAGATCGGCGATAAGGTGTTTGTGCTGATGGAGCATGATAAGCAGGGACGTCTGCGCGCCAAGCTGGCCGGAGAGCAGGAGCTAGCTCCGCTGGCTATGCCGGCGCCGTCCTCATGGATGGGGCAAACCGTTACAGCCAGAGTCTACAAGCCGCTTCAAATGGGTACATTTGTCCTCGTGGACGGCGGGGTGCTGGGATTCGGGATCATCGGAATGGTTCATTCCTCCGAGCGCAGCCGTCTGCTGCGGCTTGGCGAACAGTTTGAAGCGCGCGTCTCGCATATCCGCGAGGATGGCCGTGTCAATCTGGCCATGACCCAGCGTAAAGAAATTGGACGGGATGTGGATTCCGCTGCCTTACTGGAGTTTCTGCAGTCCCGGCCGGGCGGAGCGATGCCTTATTCGGATGCTACGCCGCCGGATATTATCAAGCAGCGCTTTGGCATCAGCAAGTCCGCGTTCAAACGCGCGATGGGTAAGCTGATGAAGGAAGGTCTCATCACACAGAAGGAGAACTGGACCTATCTTGCAGGGGCTGAAAAAGAGAAGGCTCCGGAACAGAATCAGGAATAG
- a CDS encoding class I SAM-dependent DNA methyltransferase, giving the protein MSSYGKFAYVYDELMADMPYPDWLTFAETAWGKYGKPRTVAELGCGTGSITIPLAAAGYHMTGIDLSSDMLSVAQQKMEQHPQGRRFLREGSVRWIRQDMKEWELPEPVDAVISFCDCLNYVLEEQDIQAVLARTYAGLKDGGTFLFDVHHPNTLLRYEEEQPFVLDEPAVSYIWTCELDVPRREIEHHLSIFAREESGSGLYRRFEETHIQRAYDPQWLTDELYKAGFSLVKTYADFEWIPADDSAQRLFYVAVK; this is encoded by the coding sequence GTGTCATCCTATGGGAAATTTGCTTATGTATACGACGAGCTGATGGCGGACATGCCGTATCCGGATTGGCTGACCTTTGCGGAAACCGCATGGGGCAAGTACGGCAAACCCCGGACCGTGGCCGAGCTTGGCTGCGGTACGGGCAGTATCACCATTCCGCTTGCTGCGGCAGGCTATCACATGACCGGCATCGATTTATCTTCCGACATGCTGTCCGTGGCACAGCAGAAGATGGAACAGCATCCGCAGGGACGGCGGTTTTTACGCGAGGGCAGCGTGCGCTGGATCCGACAGGACATGAAGGAGTGGGAGCTGCCGGAGCCGGTAGATGCCGTGATCTCTTTCTGTGACTGTCTGAACTATGTGCTCGAAGAGCAGGATATTCAAGCGGTTCTGGCCCGGACATACGCAGGCCTCAAAGACGGGGGGACTTTTCTGTTTGATGTCCATCATCCGAATACACTGCTCCGTTATGAGGAGGAGCAGCCTTTTGTTCTGGATGAGCCTGCCGTGTCCTATATCTGGACTTGTGAGCTGGATGTGCCGCGCCGTGAAATTGAGCATCATCTGTCTATATTCGCCCGTGAAGAGAGTGGCAGCGGCCTCTACCGCCGTTTCGAGGAGACGCATATCCAGCGCGCTTATGATCCGCAGTGGCTGACAGACGAGCTGTACAAGGCCGGATTCAGTCTCGTTAAGACGTATGCCGATTTCGAATGGATCCCGGCAGATGACAGTGCCCAGCGTCTTTTTTATGTAGCTGTGAAATAA